One Bradyrhizobium sp. ISRA464 genomic window carries:
- a CDS encoding ABC transporter ATP-binding protein translates to MPDQSFLDIRHLDAGYGRSQVLFDVNIDIPWRGGVAVLGRNGAGKTTLMKTIVGELSSSKGELFFDGRDITRRRTEERVRSGIGYVPQEHSVFARLSVRDNLAVGSLFNSDARAVDRVLAIFPKLGQRLDQPAGTLSGGERKMLAIGRAMLGNPKLLLLDEPTEGVWIGVIEGITDRLIELAKEISVVIVEQHLDLALRVADYAYVLDRGRIALQGAASEVRSNPELLRYLAP, encoded by the coding sequence GTGCCTGACCAGTCATTCCTCGATATCAGGCATCTCGACGCCGGCTATGGCCGGAGCCAGGTGCTGTTCGACGTCAACATCGACATTCCCTGGCGCGGCGGCGTTGCCGTGCTCGGTCGCAACGGCGCCGGCAAGACCACGCTGATGAAGACCATCGTCGGCGAGCTTTCGAGCTCGAAGGGCGAATTGTTCTTCGACGGCCGCGACATCACCCGCCGCCGCACCGAGGAGCGCGTGCGCTCGGGGATCGGCTACGTGCCGCAGGAGCACTCGGTGTTCGCGCGGCTGTCGGTGCGCGACAACCTCGCGGTCGGCTCGCTGTTCAACTCGGATGCGCGCGCGGTCGACCGCGTGCTGGCGATTTTCCCGAAGCTCGGTCAGCGCCTCGACCAGCCGGCCGGCACGCTGTCCGGCGGCGAGCGCAAGATGCTGGCGATCGGCCGCGCCATGCTCGGCAATCCCAAGCTGTTGTTGCTGGACGAGCCGACCGAAGGCGTCTGGATCGGCGTGATCGAGGGGATCACCGATCGGCTGATCGAACTCGCCAAGGAGATCTCCGTCGTCATCGTCGAGCAGCACCTCGATCTCGCGCTGCGCGTCGCCGACTACGCCTACGTCCTGGACCGTGGCCGCATCGCGCTGCAGGGCGCGGCCAGCGAGGTGCGCAGCAATCCCGAGCTGCTGCGCTATCTCGCGCCGTAG
- a CDS encoding nuclear transport factor 2 family protein, which yields MDDQAVRMALQRHWDASDASDFEREHEIYREDAVLDYPQSGERIHGRRNIQESRTVQPNRKRFTIQRMIGGGDLWVTEYILTYDDRPSYMVSIMEFRDGLVAHETQYFADAFAPSPSRAHLVERVGGTSSSH from the coding sequence ATGGATGATCAAGCCGTGCGGATGGCGCTGCAGCGCCATTGGGATGCTTCGGACGCTAGCGACTTCGAGCGCGAACATGAAATCTACCGCGAGGATGCGGTGCTTGATTATCCGCAATCGGGCGAGCGGATCCATGGCCGGCGCAACATCCAGGAGAGCCGGACAGTCCAGCCGAACAGGAAACGCTTCACGATCCAGCGCATGATCGGCGGCGGCGACCTCTGGGTGACGGAATACATCCTCACCTATGACGACAGGCCATCCTACATGGTGAGCATCATGGAATTCCGCGACGGACTGGTCGCCCACGAAACGCAGTATTTCGCCGATGCATTTGCCCCTTCGCCCTCACGGGCGCACCTGGTCGAGCGCGTGGGCGGGACCTCGTCGTCGCATTGA